In Myotis daubentonii chromosome 16, mMyoDau2.1, whole genome shotgun sequence, one DNA window encodes the following:
- the HGS gene encoding hepatocyte growth factor-regulated tyrosine kinase substrate isoform X2, with amino-acid sequence MGRGSGTFERLLDKATSQLLLETDWESILQICDLIRQGDTQAKYAVSSIKKKVSDKNPHVALYALEVMESVVKNCGQTVHDEVANKQTMEELKELLKRQVEVNVRNKILYLIQAWAHAFRNEPKYKVVQDTYQIMKVEGHVFPEFKESDAMFAAERAPDWVDAEECHRCRVQFGVVTRKHHCRACGQIFCGKCSSRYSTIPKFGIEKEVRVCEPCYEQLNKKADGKAPPTTELPPEYLTSPLSQQSQLPPKRDETALQEEEELQLALALSQSEAEEKERMRHKSGYTAYPKAEPTPVASSAPPASSLYASPVNSSAPLAEDMDPELARYLNRNYWEKKQEEARKSPTPSAPAPLAEPAAQPGEAHAAPAAAVEASLPETDPQPVTSSGGLFSECARPQQQFQNGESEESHAQFLKALQNAVSTFVNRMKSNHVRGRSITNDSAVLSLFQSINGMHPQLLELLNQLDERRLYYEGLQDKLAQIRDARGALSALREEHREKLRRAAEEAERQRQIQLAQKLEIMRQKKQEYLEVQRQLAIQRLQEQEKERQLRLEQQKQTIQMRAQMPAFSLPYAQLQAMPAAGGVLYQPSGPTSFPGTYSPAGSVEGSPMHTVYMSQPAAATGSPYPSVPGAAADPSVVSTYMYPAGVPGAQTAPQGPAGPAASPAYSSYQPTPTQGYQTVPSQPPQPAGVGYMGSQAVSVGYQPYQMQNLMTALPSQDASLQPPPQPYISGQQPMYQQMAPAGGPPQQPPPVAQQPPAQGLQVQGSEAQLISFD; translated from the exons ATGGGGCGCGGCAGCGGCACCTTCGAGCGTCTCCTAG ACAAAGCGACCAGCCAGCTTCTGCTGGAGACCGACTGGGAGTCCATCCTGCAGATCTGTGACCTCATCCGCCAGGGGGACACCCA GGCAAAATATGCTGTGAGTTCCATCAAGAAGAAAGTCAGTGACAAGAACCCCCACGTGGCCCTGTATGCCCTAGAG GTCATGGAGTCCGTGGTGAAGAACTGTGGCCAGACTGTCCACGACGAGGTGGCCAACAAGCAGACCATGGAGGAGCTGAAGGAGCTGCTGAAG AGGCAGGTGGAAGTCAACGTCCGAAACAAGATCCTGTACCTGATCCAGGCCTGGGCGCACGCCTTCCGGAACGAGCCCAAGTACAAGGTGGTCCAGGACACCTACCAGATCATGAAGGTGGAGG GACACGTCTTCCCGGAGTTCAAGGAGAGCGATGCCATGTTCGCTGCGGAGAGA gccccCGACTGGGTGGATGCGGAGGAGTGCCACCGCTGCAGGGTGCAGTTCGGGGTGGTGACCCGCAAG CACCACTGCCGGGCCTGCGGCCAGATCTTCTGCGGCAAGTGCTCCTCCCGGTACTCCACCATCCCCAAGTTCGGCATCGAGAAGGAGGTGCGTGTGTGCGAGCCCTGCTACGAACAGCTCAACAA GAAAGCGGACGGCAAGGCTCCCCCGACGACGGAGCTGCCCCCGGAGTACCTGACCAGCCCCCTGTCGCAGCAGTCCCAG ctgccccctaaGCGGGACGAGACggccctgcaggaggaggaggagctgcagcTGGCCCTGGCGCTGTCCCAGTCCGAGGCCGAGGAGAAGGAGAGGATg AGACACAAGTCGGGGTACACAGCATACCCCAAGGCGGAGCCCACACCCGTGGCCTCATCCGCGCCCCCCGCCAGCAGCCTGTACGCGTCACCTGTG AACTCGTCGGCGCCTCTGGCTGAGGACATGGACCCTGAG CTCGCCCGGTACCTCAACCGGAACTACTGGGagaagaagcaggaggaggcTCGGAAGAGCCCCACGCCCTCCGCCCCCGCGCCCCTGGCGGAGCCCGCCGCCCAGCCCGGGGAGGCGCACGCAGCCCCTGCGGCCGCGGTGGAG GCTTCCCTCCCCGAGACGGACCCTCAGCCCGTAACCTCCTCCGGGGGCCTCTTCAGCGAG TGTGCCCGTCCCCAGCAGCAGTTCCAGAACGGGGAGTCGGAGGAGAGCCACGCGCAGTTCCTGAAGGCCCTGCAGAACGCCGTCAGCACCTTCGTCAACCGCATGAAGAGCAACCACGTGCGAGGCCGGAGCATCACCAACGACTCGGCCGTGCTGTCCCTCTTCCAGTCCATCAACGGCATGCACCCCCAGCTGCTGGAGCTGCTCAACCAGCTGGACGAGCGCAGGC TGTACTACGAGGGGCTGCAGGACAAGCTGGCGCAGATCCGAGACGCGCGGGGGGCGCTGAGCGCCTTGCGGGAGGAGCACCGGGAGAAGCTGCGCCGGGCGGCAGAGGAGGCGGAGCGCCAGCGCCAGATCCAGCTGGCCCAGAAGCTGGAGATCATGCGGCAGAAGAAGCAG GAGTACCTggaggtgcagaggcagctgGCCATCCAGCGCCTgcaggagcaggagaaggagcGGCAGCTGCGCCTGGAGCAGCAGAAGCAGACCATCCAGATGCGCGCCCAGATGCCCGCCTTCTCCCTGCCCTACGCCCAG ctccaggccatgCCCGCGGCGGGCGGCGTGCTGTACCAGCCCTCTGGCCCCACAAGCTTCCCGGGGACCTATAGCCCGGCAGGCTCGGTGGAGGGCTCCCCCATGCACACCGTGTACATGAGCCAGCCGGCCGCGGCCACCGGCAGCCCCTACCCCAGTGTGCCCGGGGCCGCAGCAG ATCCCAGCGTGGTGAGCACCTACATGTACCCAGCAGGGGTCCCTGGCGCACAGACAGCCCCCCAGGGCCCCGCCGGACCGGCCGCCAGCCCAGCCTACTCCTCCtaccagcccacccccacccagggctaTCAG ACggtgccctcccagcccccgcAGCCCGCCGGCGTGGGCTACATGGGGAGCCAGGCGGTGTCCGTGGGCTACCAGCCCTACCAAATGCAG AATCTCAtgactgccctccccagccaggacGCATCTCTGCAGCCGCCGCCTCAGCCCTACATCTCGGGGCAGCAGCCCATGTACCAGCAG ATGGCACCTGCTGGCGGCCCCCCCCAGCAGCCTCCACCCGTGGCCCAGCAGCCGCCCGCACAGGGGCTGCAGGTGCAGGGCAGTGAAGCCCAGCTCATCTCCTTCGACTGA
- the HGS gene encoding hepatocyte growth factor-regulated tyrosine kinase substrate isoform X1 gives MGRGSGTFERLLDKATSQLLLETDWESILQICDLIRQGDTQAKYAVSSIKKKVSDKNPHVALYALEVMESVVKNCGQTVHDEVANKQTMEELKELLKRQVEVNVRNKILYLIQAWAHAFRNEPKYKVVQDTYQIMKVEGHVFPEFKESDAMFAAERAPDWVDAEECHRCRVQFGVVTRKHHCRACGQIFCGKCSSRYSTIPKFGIEKEVRVCEPCYEQLNKKADGKAPPTTELPPEYLTSPLSQQSQLPPKRDETALQEEEELQLALALSQSEAEEKERMRHKSGYTAYPKAEPTPVASSAPPASSLYASPVNSSAPLAEDMDPELARYLNRNYWEKKQEEARKSPTPSAPAPLAEPAAQPGEAHAAPAAAVEASLPETDPQPVTSSGGLFSECARPQQQFQNGESEESHAQFLKALQNAVSTFVNRMKSNHVRGRSITNDSAVLSLFQSINGMHPQLLELLNQLDERRLYYEGLQDKLAQIRDARGALSALREEHREKLRRAAEEAERQRQIQLAQKLEIMRQKKQEYLEVQRQLAIQRLQEQEKERQLRLEQQKQTIQMRAQMPAFSLPYAQLQAMPAAGGVLYQPSGPTSFPGTYSPAGSVEGSPMHTVYMSQPAAATGSPYPSVPGAAADPSVVSTYMYPAGVPGAQTAPQGPAGPAASPAYSSYQPTPTQGYQAFPPQTVPSQPPQPAGVGYMGSQAVSVGYQPYQMQNLMTALPSQDASLQPPPQPYISGQQPMYQQMAPAGGPPQQPPPVAQQPPAQGLQVQGSEAQLISFD, from the exons ATGGGGCGCGGCAGCGGCACCTTCGAGCGTCTCCTAG ACAAAGCGACCAGCCAGCTTCTGCTGGAGACCGACTGGGAGTCCATCCTGCAGATCTGTGACCTCATCCGCCAGGGGGACACCCA GGCAAAATATGCTGTGAGTTCCATCAAGAAGAAAGTCAGTGACAAGAACCCCCACGTGGCCCTGTATGCCCTAGAG GTCATGGAGTCCGTGGTGAAGAACTGTGGCCAGACTGTCCACGACGAGGTGGCCAACAAGCAGACCATGGAGGAGCTGAAGGAGCTGCTGAAG AGGCAGGTGGAAGTCAACGTCCGAAACAAGATCCTGTACCTGATCCAGGCCTGGGCGCACGCCTTCCGGAACGAGCCCAAGTACAAGGTGGTCCAGGACACCTACCAGATCATGAAGGTGGAGG GACACGTCTTCCCGGAGTTCAAGGAGAGCGATGCCATGTTCGCTGCGGAGAGA gccccCGACTGGGTGGATGCGGAGGAGTGCCACCGCTGCAGGGTGCAGTTCGGGGTGGTGACCCGCAAG CACCACTGCCGGGCCTGCGGCCAGATCTTCTGCGGCAAGTGCTCCTCCCGGTACTCCACCATCCCCAAGTTCGGCATCGAGAAGGAGGTGCGTGTGTGCGAGCCCTGCTACGAACAGCTCAACAA GAAAGCGGACGGCAAGGCTCCCCCGACGACGGAGCTGCCCCCGGAGTACCTGACCAGCCCCCTGTCGCAGCAGTCCCAG ctgccccctaaGCGGGACGAGACggccctgcaggaggaggaggagctgcagcTGGCCCTGGCGCTGTCCCAGTCCGAGGCCGAGGAGAAGGAGAGGATg AGACACAAGTCGGGGTACACAGCATACCCCAAGGCGGAGCCCACACCCGTGGCCTCATCCGCGCCCCCCGCCAGCAGCCTGTACGCGTCACCTGTG AACTCGTCGGCGCCTCTGGCTGAGGACATGGACCCTGAG CTCGCCCGGTACCTCAACCGGAACTACTGGGagaagaagcaggaggaggcTCGGAAGAGCCCCACGCCCTCCGCCCCCGCGCCCCTGGCGGAGCCCGCCGCCCAGCCCGGGGAGGCGCACGCAGCCCCTGCGGCCGCGGTGGAG GCTTCCCTCCCCGAGACGGACCCTCAGCCCGTAACCTCCTCCGGGGGCCTCTTCAGCGAG TGTGCCCGTCCCCAGCAGCAGTTCCAGAACGGGGAGTCGGAGGAGAGCCACGCGCAGTTCCTGAAGGCCCTGCAGAACGCCGTCAGCACCTTCGTCAACCGCATGAAGAGCAACCACGTGCGAGGCCGGAGCATCACCAACGACTCGGCCGTGCTGTCCCTCTTCCAGTCCATCAACGGCATGCACCCCCAGCTGCTGGAGCTGCTCAACCAGCTGGACGAGCGCAGGC TGTACTACGAGGGGCTGCAGGACAAGCTGGCGCAGATCCGAGACGCGCGGGGGGCGCTGAGCGCCTTGCGGGAGGAGCACCGGGAGAAGCTGCGCCGGGCGGCAGAGGAGGCGGAGCGCCAGCGCCAGATCCAGCTGGCCCAGAAGCTGGAGATCATGCGGCAGAAGAAGCAG GAGTACCTggaggtgcagaggcagctgGCCATCCAGCGCCTgcaggagcaggagaaggagcGGCAGCTGCGCCTGGAGCAGCAGAAGCAGACCATCCAGATGCGCGCCCAGATGCCCGCCTTCTCCCTGCCCTACGCCCAG ctccaggccatgCCCGCGGCGGGCGGCGTGCTGTACCAGCCCTCTGGCCCCACAAGCTTCCCGGGGACCTATAGCCCGGCAGGCTCGGTGGAGGGCTCCCCCATGCACACCGTGTACATGAGCCAGCCGGCCGCGGCCACCGGCAGCCCCTACCCCAGTGTGCCCGGGGCCGCAGCAG ATCCCAGCGTGGTGAGCACCTACATGTACCCAGCAGGGGTCCCTGGCGCACAGACAGCCCCCCAGGGCCCCGCCGGACCGGCCGCCAGCCCAGCCTACTCCTCCtaccagcccacccccacccagggctaTCAG GCCTTCCCTCCACAGACggtgccctcccagcccccgcAGCCCGCCGGCGTGGGCTACATGGGGAGCCAGGCGGTGTCCGTGGGCTACCAGCCCTACCAAATGCAG AATCTCAtgactgccctccccagccaggacGCATCTCTGCAGCCGCCGCCTCAGCCCTACATCTCGGGGCAGCAGCCCATGTACCAGCAG ATGGCACCTGCTGGCGGCCCCCCCCAGCAGCCTCCACCCGTGGCCCAGCAGCCGCCCGCACAGGGGCTGCAGGTGCAGGGCAGTGAAGCCCAGCTCATCTCCTTCGACTGA
- the HGS gene encoding hepatocyte growth factor-regulated tyrosine kinase substrate isoform X3, with product MGRGSGTFERLLDKATSQLLLETDWESILQICDLIRQGDTQAKYAVSSIKKKVSDKNPHVALYALEVMESVVKNCGQTVHDEVANKQTMEELKELLKRQVEVNVRNKILYLIQAWAHAFRNEPKYKVVQDTYQIMKVEGHVFPEFKESDAMFAAERAPDWVDAEECHRCRVQFGVVTRKHHCRACGQIFCGKCSSRYSTIPKFGIEKEVRVCEPCYEQLNKKADGKAPPTTELPPEYLTSPLSQQSQLPPKRDETALQEEEELQLALALSQSEAEEKERMRHKSGYTAYPKAEPTPVASSAPPASSLYASPVNSSAPLAEDMDPELARYLNRNYWEKKQEEARKSPTPSAPAPLAEPAAQPGEAHAAPAAAVEASLPETDPQPVTSSGGLFSEQQFQNGESEESHAQFLKALQNAVSTFVNRMKSNHVRGRSITNDSAVLSLFQSINGMHPQLLELLNQLDERRLYYEGLQDKLAQIRDARGALSALREEHREKLRRAAEEAERQRQIQLAQKLEIMRQKKQEYLEVQRQLAIQRLQEQEKERQLRLEQQKQTIQMRAQMPAFSLPYAQLQAMPAAGGVLYQPSGPTSFPGTYSPAGSVEGSPMHTVYMSQPAAATGSPYPSVPGAAADPSVVSTYMYPAGVPGAQTAPQGPAGPAASPAYSSYQPTPTQGYQAFPPQTVPSQPPQPAGVGYMGSQAVSVGYQPYQMQNLMTALPSQDASLQPPPQPYISGQQPMYQQMAPAGGPPQQPPPVAQQPPAQGLQVQGSEAQLISFD from the exons ATGGGGCGCGGCAGCGGCACCTTCGAGCGTCTCCTAG ACAAAGCGACCAGCCAGCTTCTGCTGGAGACCGACTGGGAGTCCATCCTGCAGATCTGTGACCTCATCCGCCAGGGGGACACCCA GGCAAAATATGCTGTGAGTTCCATCAAGAAGAAAGTCAGTGACAAGAACCCCCACGTGGCCCTGTATGCCCTAGAG GTCATGGAGTCCGTGGTGAAGAACTGTGGCCAGACTGTCCACGACGAGGTGGCCAACAAGCAGACCATGGAGGAGCTGAAGGAGCTGCTGAAG AGGCAGGTGGAAGTCAACGTCCGAAACAAGATCCTGTACCTGATCCAGGCCTGGGCGCACGCCTTCCGGAACGAGCCCAAGTACAAGGTGGTCCAGGACACCTACCAGATCATGAAGGTGGAGG GACACGTCTTCCCGGAGTTCAAGGAGAGCGATGCCATGTTCGCTGCGGAGAGA gccccCGACTGGGTGGATGCGGAGGAGTGCCACCGCTGCAGGGTGCAGTTCGGGGTGGTGACCCGCAAG CACCACTGCCGGGCCTGCGGCCAGATCTTCTGCGGCAAGTGCTCCTCCCGGTACTCCACCATCCCCAAGTTCGGCATCGAGAAGGAGGTGCGTGTGTGCGAGCCCTGCTACGAACAGCTCAACAA GAAAGCGGACGGCAAGGCTCCCCCGACGACGGAGCTGCCCCCGGAGTACCTGACCAGCCCCCTGTCGCAGCAGTCCCAG ctgccccctaaGCGGGACGAGACggccctgcaggaggaggaggagctgcagcTGGCCCTGGCGCTGTCCCAGTCCGAGGCCGAGGAGAAGGAGAGGATg AGACACAAGTCGGGGTACACAGCATACCCCAAGGCGGAGCCCACACCCGTGGCCTCATCCGCGCCCCCCGCCAGCAGCCTGTACGCGTCACCTGTG AACTCGTCGGCGCCTCTGGCTGAGGACATGGACCCTGAG CTCGCCCGGTACCTCAACCGGAACTACTGGGagaagaagcaggaggaggcTCGGAAGAGCCCCACGCCCTCCGCCCCCGCGCCCCTGGCGGAGCCCGCCGCCCAGCCCGGGGAGGCGCACGCAGCCCCTGCGGCCGCGGTGGAG GCTTCCCTCCCCGAGACGGACCCTCAGCCCGTAACCTCCTCCGGGGGCCTCTTCAGCGAG CAGCAGTTCCAGAACGGGGAGTCGGAGGAGAGCCACGCGCAGTTCCTGAAGGCCCTGCAGAACGCCGTCAGCACCTTCGTCAACCGCATGAAGAGCAACCACGTGCGAGGCCGGAGCATCACCAACGACTCGGCCGTGCTGTCCCTCTTCCAGTCCATCAACGGCATGCACCCCCAGCTGCTGGAGCTGCTCAACCAGCTGGACGAGCGCAGGC TGTACTACGAGGGGCTGCAGGACAAGCTGGCGCAGATCCGAGACGCGCGGGGGGCGCTGAGCGCCTTGCGGGAGGAGCACCGGGAGAAGCTGCGCCGGGCGGCAGAGGAGGCGGAGCGCCAGCGCCAGATCCAGCTGGCCCAGAAGCTGGAGATCATGCGGCAGAAGAAGCAG GAGTACCTggaggtgcagaggcagctgGCCATCCAGCGCCTgcaggagcaggagaaggagcGGCAGCTGCGCCTGGAGCAGCAGAAGCAGACCATCCAGATGCGCGCCCAGATGCCCGCCTTCTCCCTGCCCTACGCCCAG ctccaggccatgCCCGCGGCGGGCGGCGTGCTGTACCAGCCCTCTGGCCCCACAAGCTTCCCGGGGACCTATAGCCCGGCAGGCTCGGTGGAGGGCTCCCCCATGCACACCGTGTACATGAGCCAGCCGGCCGCGGCCACCGGCAGCCCCTACCCCAGTGTGCCCGGGGCCGCAGCAG ATCCCAGCGTGGTGAGCACCTACATGTACCCAGCAGGGGTCCCTGGCGCACAGACAGCCCCCCAGGGCCCCGCCGGACCGGCCGCCAGCCCAGCCTACTCCTCCtaccagcccacccccacccagggctaTCAG GCCTTCCCTCCACAGACggtgccctcccagcccccgcAGCCCGCCGGCGTGGGCTACATGGGGAGCCAGGCGGTGTCCGTGGGCTACCAGCCCTACCAAATGCAG AATCTCAtgactgccctccccagccaggacGCATCTCTGCAGCCGCCGCCTCAGCCCTACATCTCGGGGCAGCAGCCCATGTACCAGCAG ATGGCACCTGCTGGCGGCCCCCCCCAGCAGCCTCCACCCGTGGCCCAGCAGCCGCCCGCACAGGGGCTGCAGGTGCAGGGCAGTGAAGCCCAGCTCATCTCCTTCGACTGA
- the HGS gene encoding hepatocyte growth factor-regulated tyrosine kinase substrate isoform X4, which produces MGRGSGTFERLLDKATSQLLLETDWESILQICDLIRQGDTQAKYAVSSIKKKVSDKNPHVALYALEVMESVVKNCGQTVHDEVANKQTMEELKELLKRQVEVNVRNKILYLIQAWAHAFRNEPKYKVVQDTYQIMKVEGHVFPEFKESDAMFAAERAPDWVDAEECHRCRVQFGVVTRKHHCRACGQIFCGKCSSRYSTIPKFGIEKEVRVCEPCYEQLNKKADGKAPPTTELPPEYLTSPLSQQSQLPPKRDETALQEEEELQLALALSQSEAEEKERMRHKSGYTAYPKAEPTPVASSAPPASSLYASPVNSSAPLAEDMDPELARYLNRNYWEKKQEEARKSPTPSAPAPLAEPAAQPGEAHAAPAAAVEASLPETDPQPVTSSGGLFSEQFQNGESEESHAQFLKALQNAVSTFVNRMKSNHVRGRSITNDSAVLSLFQSINGMHPQLLELLNQLDERRLYYEGLQDKLAQIRDARGALSALREEHREKLRRAAEEAERQRQIQLAQKLEIMRQKKQEYLEVQRQLAIQRLQEQEKERQLRLEQQKQTIQMRAQMPAFSLPYAQLQAMPAAGGVLYQPSGPTSFPGTYSPAGSVEGSPMHTVYMSQPAAATGSPYPSVPGAAADPSVVSTYMYPAGVPGAQTAPQGPAGPAASPAYSSYQPTPTQGYQAFPPQTVPSQPPQPAGVGYMGSQAVSVGYQPYQMQNLMTALPSQDASLQPPPQPYISGQQPMYQQMAPAGGPPQQPPPVAQQPPAQGLQVQGSEAQLISFD; this is translated from the exons ATGGGGCGCGGCAGCGGCACCTTCGAGCGTCTCCTAG ACAAAGCGACCAGCCAGCTTCTGCTGGAGACCGACTGGGAGTCCATCCTGCAGATCTGTGACCTCATCCGCCAGGGGGACACCCA GGCAAAATATGCTGTGAGTTCCATCAAGAAGAAAGTCAGTGACAAGAACCCCCACGTGGCCCTGTATGCCCTAGAG GTCATGGAGTCCGTGGTGAAGAACTGTGGCCAGACTGTCCACGACGAGGTGGCCAACAAGCAGACCATGGAGGAGCTGAAGGAGCTGCTGAAG AGGCAGGTGGAAGTCAACGTCCGAAACAAGATCCTGTACCTGATCCAGGCCTGGGCGCACGCCTTCCGGAACGAGCCCAAGTACAAGGTGGTCCAGGACACCTACCAGATCATGAAGGTGGAGG GACACGTCTTCCCGGAGTTCAAGGAGAGCGATGCCATGTTCGCTGCGGAGAGA gccccCGACTGGGTGGATGCGGAGGAGTGCCACCGCTGCAGGGTGCAGTTCGGGGTGGTGACCCGCAAG CACCACTGCCGGGCCTGCGGCCAGATCTTCTGCGGCAAGTGCTCCTCCCGGTACTCCACCATCCCCAAGTTCGGCATCGAGAAGGAGGTGCGTGTGTGCGAGCCCTGCTACGAACAGCTCAACAA GAAAGCGGACGGCAAGGCTCCCCCGACGACGGAGCTGCCCCCGGAGTACCTGACCAGCCCCCTGTCGCAGCAGTCCCAG ctgccccctaaGCGGGACGAGACggccctgcaggaggaggaggagctgcagcTGGCCCTGGCGCTGTCCCAGTCCGAGGCCGAGGAGAAGGAGAGGATg AGACACAAGTCGGGGTACACAGCATACCCCAAGGCGGAGCCCACACCCGTGGCCTCATCCGCGCCCCCCGCCAGCAGCCTGTACGCGTCACCTGTG AACTCGTCGGCGCCTCTGGCTGAGGACATGGACCCTGAG CTCGCCCGGTACCTCAACCGGAACTACTGGGagaagaagcaggaggaggcTCGGAAGAGCCCCACGCCCTCCGCCCCCGCGCCCCTGGCGGAGCCCGCCGCCCAGCCCGGGGAGGCGCACGCAGCCCCTGCGGCCGCGGTGGAG GCTTCCCTCCCCGAGACGGACCCTCAGCCCGTAACCTCCTCCGGGGGCCTCTTCAGCGAG CAGTTCCAGAACGGGGAGTCGGAGGAGAGCCACGCGCAGTTCCTGAAGGCCCTGCAGAACGCCGTCAGCACCTTCGTCAACCGCATGAAGAGCAACCACGTGCGAGGCCGGAGCATCACCAACGACTCGGCCGTGCTGTCCCTCTTCCAGTCCATCAACGGCATGCACCCCCAGCTGCTGGAGCTGCTCAACCAGCTGGACGAGCGCAGGC TGTACTACGAGGGGCTGCAGGACAAGCTGGCGCAGATCCGAGACGCGCGGGGGGCGCTGAGCGCCTTGCGGGAGGAGCACCGGGAGAAGCTGCGCCGGGCGGCAGAGGAGGCGGAGCGCCAGCGCCAGATCCAGCTGGCCCAGAAGCTGGAGATCATGCGGCAGAAGAAGCAG GAGTACCTggaggtgcagaggcagctgGCCATCCAGCGCCTgcaggagcaggagaaggagcGGCAGCTGCGCCTGGAGCAGCAGAAGCAGACCATCCAGATGCGCGCCCAGATGCCCGCCTTCTCCCTGCCCTACGCCCAG ctccaggccatgCCCGCGGCGGGCGGCGTGCTGTACCAGCCCTCTGGCCCCACAAGCTTCCCGGGGACCTATAGCCCGGCAGGCTCGGTGGAGGGCTCCCCCATGCACACCGTGTACATGAGCCAGCCGGCCGCGGCCACCGGCAGCCCCTACCCCAGTGTGCCCGGGGCCGCAGCAG ATCCCAGCGTGGTGAGCACCTACATGTACCCAGCAGGGGTCCCTGGCGCACAGACAGCCCCCCAGGGCCCCGCCGGACCGGCCGCCAGCCCAGCCTACTCCTCCtaccagcccacccccacccagggctaTCAG GCCTTCCCTCCACAGACggtgccctcccagcccccgcAGCCCGCCGGCGTGGGCTACATGGGGAGCCAGGCGGTGTCCGTGGGCTACCAGCCCTACCAAATGCAG AATCTCAtgactgccctccccagccaggacGCATCTCTGCAGCCGCCGCCTCAGCCCTACATCTCGGGGCAGCAGCCCATGTACCAGCAG ATGGCACCTGCTGGCGGCCCCCCCCAGCAGCCTCCACCCGTGGCCCAGCAGCCGCCCGCACAGGGGCTGCAGGTGCAGGGCAGTGAAGCCCAGCTCATCTCCTTCGACTGA
- the MRPL12 gene encoding large ribosomal subunit protein bL12m codes for MLPAAARPLWGPCLVLRGAALRFARQQVPRVSTVRLMRCSSHRRGEALAGAPLDNAPKEYPPKIQQLVQDIASLTLLEISDLNELLKKTLKIQEVGLMPMGGAMPAAAPAAAAPEAVEEEDIPKQKEQTHFTVRLTEAKPVDKVKLIKEIKNYVQGINLVQAKKLVESLPQEIKANVAKAEAEKIKAALEAVGGTVVLE; via the exons ATGCTGCCGGCGGCTGCTCGCCCCCTATGGGGGCCGTGTCTAGTGCTTAGGGGCGCCGCGCTCCGCTTCGCCAG GCAACAAGTGCCGCGCGTCAGCACCGTGCGGCTGATGCGATGCAGCAGCCATCGGAGGGGAGAGGCCCTCGCCGGCGCACCCCTAGATAACGCCCCCAAGGAGTACCCCCCCAAGAtccagcagctggtccaggacaTTGCCAGCCTCACGCTCCTGGAGATCTCAGACCTCAATGAGCTCCTGAAG AAAACGCTCAAGATCCAGGAGGTGGGGCTCATGCCCATGGGGGGCGCGATGCCCGCTGCTGCCCCTGCCGCCGCAGCCCCCGAG gcggTGGAGGAAGAAGACATCCCCAAGCAAAAGGAGCAGACACACTTCACCGTCCGCCTGACCGAGGCGAAGCCGGTGGACAAAGTGAAGCTGATCAAGGAGATCAAGAACTACGTCCAGGGCATCAACCTCGTGCAG GCGAAGAAGCTGGTGGAGTCGCTGCCCCAGGAAATCAAAGCCAACGTCGCCAAGGCCGAGGCGGAGAAGATCAAGGCGGCGCTGGAGGCGGTGGGCGGCACCGTGGTCCTGGAGTAG